One genomic region from Euzebya tangerina encodes:
- a CDS encoding enoyl-CoA hydratase/isomerase family protein encodes MGTHTRYEVSDGIATMTLDHHPTRNALSGPLVNGLGDGLQAAAEDDDVRVVVLTNAGSTFCAGADLKGSSDEAPRYDLPELLSLILDHRKPVIGRIAGHCTGGGVGLAAACDISVMTSEATLGFTEVRIGVAPAVISVVCLPKMRQGDALELFLSGEKISAQRAVQVGLINHAVPAAELDDALGSILDKVLRGGPEALAVSKELVRRVPFLNRSAAFEWTLATSSERFGSAEAAEGIAAFREKRDPDWVPR; translated from the coding sequence ATGGGAACGCACACGCGGTACGAGGTCTCCGACGGAATCGCCACGATGACGCTGGATCACCATCCGACGCGTAACGCGCTGTCAGGCCCGCTGGTCAACGGCCTGGGCGATGGACTGCAGGCCGCAGCTGAGGACGACGACGTGAGGGTGGTCGTCCTCACCAACGCCGGGTCGACGTTCTGCGCCGGGGCCGACCTGAAGGGCAGCAGCGACGAGGCACCTCGGTACGACCTCCCCGAACTGCTGTCCTTGATACTGGATCACCGCAAGCCGGTGATCGGTCGGATCGCCGGGCACTGCACCGGCGGTGGTGTCGGGCTCGCCGCCGCCTGTGACATCTCAGTGATGACGTCGGAGGCCACGCTGGGCTTCACCGAGGTTCGCATCGGTGTCGCGCCCGCCGTGATCAGCGTGGTGTGCCTGCCGAAGATGCGGCAGGGCGACGCGCTGGAGCTGTTCCTGTCCGGTGAGAAGATCTCAGCCCAGCGGGCGGTGCAGGTCGGACTGATCAATCACGCCGTGCCGGCTGCGGAGCTGGATGACGCGCTGGGGAGCATCCTGGACAAGGTCCTGCGTGGAGGGCCGGAGGCGCTCGCGGTCAGCAAGGAGCTGGTGCGGCGGGTGCCGTTTCTGAATCGGTCGGCGGCCTTCGAGTGGACACTGGCCACGTCCAGTGAGCGCTTCGGGTCGGCAGAGGCGGCGGAGGGCATCGCGGCCTTCCGCGAGAAGCGGGACCCTGACTGGGTGCCGCGCTAG